The Lycium ferocissimum isolate CSIRO_LF1 chromosome 1, AGI_CSIRO_Lferr_CH_V1, whole genome shotgun sequence genome includes a region encoding these proteins:
- the LOC132053946 gene encoding protein FAR-RED ELONGATED HYPOCOTYL 3-like, whose translation MIPAHYILKIWTKDATNIHEMDANLVGTNSNPKVKIIVRYRYLCQTFVQISSEASESKEGYELAAKCTNKIIAKLNDVKKRNESHEELIPSNNIQNEPSETVFVDNTNVTKVTGLKRKEPTCRSNTRPKSFMEKAQRKNKTSLPKFPLSQTDQQFDNFSSLQVPYPPVPDASMTMGAVERSFRPWCPSQLSQGSSHGSLTQLLRDVSFHDLNKYSRH comes from the exons ATGATTCCTGCACATTATATACTAAAGATATGGACAAAAGATGCTACAAACATACATGAGATGGATGCCAATCTAGTAGGAACAAACTCTAATccaaaagttaaaattattgtGAGGTATAGATATTTGTGTCAAACTTTTGTCCAAATTTCAAGTGAAGCTTCTGAATCCAAAGAAGGGTATGAATTGGCTGCAAAGTGTACGAACAAGATAATTGCAAAGTTAAATGATGTAAAGAAGAGAAATGAATCGCATGAAGAATTGATTCCAagcaataatatccaaaatgaacCGAGTGAGACAGTATTTGTTGATAATACAAATGTCACGAAGGTGACTGGGTTAAAAAGGAAGGAACCAACATGCCGCTCTAATACTCGGCCAAAGAGTTTTATGGAAAAGGCCCAGAGAAAAAATAAGACTTCATTGCCAAAATTTCCTCTTAGCCAAACTGACCAGCAGTTTGATAACTTTTCATCTCTTCAAGTCCCATATCCACCTGTACCAGATGCATCAATGACTATG GGAGCAGTAGAAAGAAGCTTCCGTCCATGGTGCCCTTCACAATTGTCTCAAGGATCATCTCATGGAAGTTTGACTCAGCTCTTAAGA GAtgtttcatttcatgatttaaataAGTATTCTCGACACTGA